From Novosphingobium decolorationis, one genomic window encodes:
- a CDS encoding alpha/beta hydrolase family protein gives MKGLSRAASAQLRQVLLAGGLVASLGMASPAQTAEPDDTARPASKVQDARPITPDDIQALTGVHDPQIAPDGAQVLYVTQPRLATGAPDRSEIWIAARDRASPPVRLTQGTWKEGGPRWSPDGTAIAYLSNRKAPDDATGTATRQIWIVRPGREAPRPVTRFEDGVRSFAWAPDGQSLAVLARAPHEDTAHPIKEVDAPGTPVDLWIQDLASGAVRRIAVKGRTLSDVSWSPDGTRIAVRAAATSGLNDRFYHSELRVLDVASGTSLRTLRESAYSGASWSPDSRKVAFTAPAQGTIGIDAFVADVASGRVRKVGADLDGTIRQIVWSGEADTLLARAVVHTRQQIVRIDARTERASPFVPFEGRITDFSVAADGQIAFAASTPERPADIWIHGDATLTALTDLNPQIRGIALGSVEEVQWTSQRDGQTIYGVLVLPPDHVPGSPRKTVVLAHGGPHEAWATAWQGSWIDWAQLLASHGYAVLLPNPRGSAGQGNAYARGVISGWGTRDYQDLTDGVDMLVARGIADPARLGIGGWSYGGFLSAWAVTHDRRFRTAVIGAAPTDPLTLALATDTPDFVTAYFGLPPEAIARMDRSAPLRALDKVSVPVLVLHGEEDARVPLSQGLAFYRGLRLLGKPASMVTYPGEPHRIGGPDHQRDIQERVLAWFDAHL, from the coding sequence GTGAAGGGACTTTCACGCGCGGCGAGCGCGCAGCTCCGGCAGGTTCTGCTGGCCGGCGGACTGGTCGCCAGCCTCGGTATGGCATCCCCGGCCCAGACCGCCGAGCCAGACGACACGGCCCGACCCGCATCCAAGGTGCAGGACGCGCGCCCGATCACGCCGGACGACATCCAGGCTCTGACCGGAGTCCATGACCCGCAGATCGCGCCCGATGGCGCGCAGGTTCTCTACGTCACCCAGCCCCGCCTGGCGACGGGCGCGCCGGATCGTTCGGAAATCTGGATCGCGGCGCGCGACCGCGCCTCGCCCCCGGTGCGCCTGACGCAGGGCACGTGGAAGGAGGGGGGCCCGCGCTGGTCGCCCGATGGCACGGCCATCGCCTACCTCTCGAACCGCAAGGCACCTGACGATGCGACCGGCACCGCCACGCGCCAGATCTGGATCGTGCGCCCCGGCCGCGAGGCACCTCGCCCCGTCACGCGCTTCGAAGATGGAGTGCGCAGCTTTGCCTGGGCCCCGGACGGCCAGAGCCTCGCGGTGCTGGCGCGCGCACCGCACGAGGACACCGCCCACCCGATCAAGGAGGTCGATGCGCCGGGTACCCCTGTCGACCTGTGGATCCAGGACCTCGCCTCGGGCGCCGTGCGCCGCATCGCGGTCAAGGGGCGCACGCTGTCCGATGTCAGCTGGTCGCCCGATGGGACGCGCATCGCGGTTCGCGCGGCCGCGACCTCGGGCCTCAACGACCGCTTTTACCATTCCGAACTGCGCGTGCTGGATGTTGCCAGCGGCACGAGCCTGCGCACCTTGCGCGAGAGCGCCTACAGCGGAGCCAGCTGGTCGCCGGACAGCCGCAAGGTCGCCTTCACCGCACCCGCCCAAGGGACCATTGGAATCGACGCCTTCGTTGCCGACGTCGCCTCAGGCAGAGTGCGCAAAGTCGGTGCCGATCTCGACGGTACGATCCGGCAGATCGTATGGTCGGGCGAGGCCGACACGCTCCTCGCCCGCGCCGTCGTCCATACCCGCCAGCAAATCGTCCGCATCGACGCCAGAACCGAACGGGCCAGCCCGTTCGTCCCCTTTGAGGGACGCATCACGGACTTTTCGGTGGCGGCGGACGGCCAGATTGCCTTCGCGGCGAGTACGCCCGAGCGTCCTGCCGATATCTGGATACACGGGGATGCCACGCTCACCGCACTCACCGATCTCAACCCCCAGATCCGCGGGATTGCGCTCGGCTCCGTCGAGGAAGTGCAATGGACCAGCCAGCGTGACGGGCAGACGATCTATGGCGTGCTGGTGCTCCCCCCGGACCACGTGCCGGGCAGCCCGCGCAAGACGGTCGTCCTCGCGCATGGTGGCCCGCACGAAGCCTGGGCCACGGCCTGGCAGGGCAGCTGGATCGACTGGGCGCAGCTTCTCGCCAGCCACGGCTATGCAGTCCTCCTGCCCAATCCGCGCGGTTCGGCAGGTCAGGGCAACGCCTATGCGCGCGGGGTTATCTCAGGATGGGGCACGCGGGACTACCAGGACCTGACCGACGGCGTGGACATGCTGGTGGCGCGCGGCATCGCCGACCCGGCACGTCTGGGTATCGGAGGCTGGAGTTACGGCGGCTTCCTTTCGGCCTGGGCGGTGACCCACGACCGCCGCTTTCGCACCGCGGTGATCGGCGCGGCCCCCACCGATCCGCTGACCCTCGCGCTCGCCACCGACACGCCCGACTTCGTGACGGCCTATTTCGGCCTTCCGCCCGAAGCGATCGCCCGGATGGACCGATCCGCCCCCTTGCGCGCGCTCGACAAGGTCTCGGTGCCGGTGCTCGTCCTTCATGGCGAAGAGGATGCGCGCGTTCCCCTTTCGCAAGGGCTCGCCTTCTATCGCGGCCTGCGCCTGCTCGGAAAGCCGGCCAGCATGGTCACCTATCCGGGCGAGCCGCACCGGATCGGCGGTCCCGATCATCAACGCGACATCCAGGAGCGCGTGCTCGCCTGGTTCGATGCGCACCTGTGA
- a CDS encoding RNA polymerase sigma factor, with protein sequence MSSKSTSKDVVTPAPSGSGEELDRLYRGYRDRLRRYVAANFGPGPPDPEDVVQIAFEKFAVREDRHAIESPEAFLARSARNYVLDQRRRQKVRSDHAEGEKILGALHDDCDAERVLSAKQRWQILERTIRAMDPRRQQVLIMNRIHGVSYAEIARQLKCSPTLVKMHAAQALVQCERALREAEEET encoded by the coding sequence ATGAGTTCCAAATCCACATCGAAGGACGTCGTCACGCCCGCCCCGTCCGGTTCGGGCGAGGAGCTCGATCGGCTCTATCGCGGCTACCGGGACCGGCTGCGCCGTTACGTCGCGGCGAACTTCGGGCCGGGTCCACCCGATCCGGAAGACGTCGTCCAGATCGCCTTCGAGAAATTTGCGGTGCGCGAGGACCGTCATGCCATCGAGAGCCCGGAGGCCTTCCTGGCCCGTTCGGCGCGCAACTACGTCCTCGACCAGCGCCGCCGCCAGAAAGTGCGCAGCGACCATGCCGAGGGCGAAAAGATTCTGGGCGCCCTGCATGACGACTGCGATGCCGAGCGCGTCTTATCGGCAAAGCAACGATGGCAGATCCTCGAGCGGACAATCCGCGCGATGGATCCCCGCCGGCAACAGGTCTTGATTATGAACCGCATTCACGGCGTAAGCTACGCAGAGATAGCGCGCCAACTCAAATGCTCGCCGACCCTGGTGAAGATGCACGCGGCCCAGGCCCTCGTGCAGTGCGAGCGCGCGCTGAGGGAGGCGGAGGAAGAAACATGA
- a CDS encoding FMN-binding negative transcriptional regulator yields MTFPTGAPGDLADLIRSHPLAWLVTSGAEGFDASALPLVAETGPDGEVSALIGHCARTNPQVAALRQEPRAWALFMGAQGYVSPGHVSRAHWVPTWNYAVAVLTLEVELREEGTEEAVRQLVDEAEADRPVPWRMEDAGSRAPQMLSRIIGFRAAITDRDLRFKLGQDEDLPTLREILTGLEGTRLAAAMQRANAGRLGTDPQGSPRW; encoded by the coding sequence ATGACCTTTCCGACAGGCGCCCCGGGCGACCTTGCCGACCTCATCCGCTCCCACCCGCTGGCCTGGCTCGTCACTTCGGGCGCAGAGGGTTTCGATGCATCTGCGCTTCCGCTCGTCGCCGAGACCGGCCCGGACGGAGAGGTCAGTGCGCTCATCGGCCATTGCGCGCGCACGAACCCGCAGGTCGCGGCCCTGCGCCAGGAGCCCCGCGCCTGGGCGCTGTTCATGGGGGCGCAGGGCTATGTCTCGCCCGGCCATGTGTCGAGGGCCCACTGGGTTCCGACCTGGAACTACGCCGTCGCCGTGCTCACGCTTGAGGTCGAACTGCGCGAGGAGGGCACCGAGGAGGCCGTGCGCCAGCTGGTCGACGAGGCCGAGGCGGACCGGCCCGTGCCCTGGCGCATGGAAGATGCGGGATCGCGCGCGCCGCAGATGCTGTCACGGATCATCGGCTTTCGCGCCGCGATCACCGACCGGGACCTGCGCTTCAAGCTGGGACAGGACGAGGACCTGCCCACCTTGCGCGAAATCCTGACCGGGCTGGAAGGGACCAGGCTTGCCGCCGCGATGCAGCGCGCAAACGCGGGGCGCCTCGGCACTGACCCGCAGGGCTCGCCCCGTTGGTGA
- a CDS encoding TonB-dependent receptor, whose protein sequence is MLSLFKSRLVLASALGVSVSALATATPVMAQTQVRQFDIPAQALASSLLEFSRQSDIMVVVAPDLAAGRTAPALRGRYASEEAIARLLRGSGLRAVANARGGYRIERVDSAPSATRQDAATRPGSSGEGIVVTGSRIDLPGYESPTPLLRMTQSDLQVVSRPNLGAAFADLPQFKAAESPVTSSTNTGAGRFPINIRGLGAQRSLLLMDGRRLVDGDLNSVPSIMIANVDVVTGGASAAWGSDAVAGVVNLIVDGDYEGVRLGAHGGISSRGDAQEYGFSGKFGTRFADGRGHFVIGGEYVDNKGIPRRTDRANTGRWSSLGNTTLTPDIGYATRLKGGYITSGVLQGQGFNPDGTLRTPDIGTVIGSNMIGGEGPSNDDYSVLVTPQRRYAIMGKASYELTDTLEISADLRYSRFYNSYAWFGSHIDNWTIQADNAFLNNDIRQALAAAGQDSFTLSRFNGDLAFADIDVDRRNIQGTIALDGSFGDGRWRYGAYYSHGEYRNKLRTPGFLIAENFANAVDAVIDPATGAPVCRVQLTQGDSGCVPLNLFGEGAPSQAAIDYTTGTPRFNGLDKLDTYGASLRGEPVDLPAGPVSIAVGVEGRRLSTRANISEMDAAGAFRTFNFSGFSGSYNVKEAFAEVVLPLVHDTPLLRNLQLNGAVRASDYSTSGTIWSWKLGLTNEFFPGVIGRVTRSRDIRAPNLTELYTTPTMSYGGIVDPRNPDAGTTSTLIYGGGNPQLQPELANTWTAGLTMAPLPGLTASIDYFNIAINDVISTLGGQNIVDRCEAGNTNLCGYINRDSAGRITSITSSQVNLAQFKTDGIDAEVAYSLPLNNSANGRIDVRLIGTWVNSFTRDDDITKIEYVKTQGYAFTDGTPRLRANLSVGYASDGFSGLVRGRFISAGYWDRTRPTLTNNDYAAFMYFDLNLSQKVAVAGGKLLEIYGNVANLFDKDPPIYSTFTPYYDVIGRYMTIGARLEF, encoded by the coding sequence ATGTTGAGCCTATTCAAGTCGCGTCTGGTGCTGGCCTCGGCGCTCGGGGTCTCCGTGTCGGCACTCGCCACGGCCACGCCGGTCATGGCGCAGACGCAGGTGCGTCAGTTCGATATCCCGGCCCAGGCGCTGGCCTCCAGCCTGCTGGAGTTTTCGCGCCAGTCCGACATCATGGTCGTCGTCGCGCCCGATCTTGCCGCGGGCCGGACCGCGCCTGCGCTGCGCGGTCGCTATGCCAGCGAAGAAGCCATCGCCCGCCTGCTGCGGGGAAGTGGCCTTCGCGCGGTGGCCAACGCGCGCGGAGGATATCGCATCGAACGCGTGGACAGTGCGCCCTCCGCGACCCGCCAGGACGCCGCCACGAGGCCGGGCTCTTCGGGTGAAGGCATTGTCGTGACGGGCTCGCGCATTGATCTTCCGGGCTACGAATCGCCCACTCCGCTGCTGCGCATGACCCAATCGGACCTCCAGGTCGTGAGCCGTCCGAACCTGGGCGCCGCCTTCGCCGACCTGCCCCAGTTCAAGGCCGCCGAGTCCCCGGTGACGTCGAGCACGAACACCGGCGCTGGGCGCTTTCCGATCAACATCCGCGGCCTTGGCGCGCAGCGCTCGCTCCTGCTCATGGATGGCCGCCGCCTGGTCGACGGGGACCTGAACTCGGTTCCCTCGATCATGATCGCCAACGTCGATGTGGTCACAGGCGGCGCTTCGGCCGCCTGGGGTTCGGACGCGGTCGCGGGCGTCGTCAACCTCATCGTCGACGGCGACTACGAAGGCGTACGTCTGGGCGCCCACGGCGGCATTTCCTCGCGCGGGGACGCGCAGGAGTACGGCTTCTCGGGCAAGTTCGGGACGCGCTTCGCAGATGGTCGGGGCCATTTCGTGATCGGCGGGGAATACGTCGACAACAAGGGCATTCCCCGGCGCACCGACCGGGCCAACACCGGCCGCTGGTCGAGCCTTGGCAACACCACGCTGACGCCGGACATCGGCTATGCCACGCGCCTCAAGGGCGGCTACATCACCTCGGGCGTTCTGCAGGGGCAAGGCTTCAACCCGGACGGCACCTTGCGCACCCCCGACATCGGTACGGTCATCGGCAGCAACATGATCGGGGGCGAAGGCCCCTCGAACGACGATTACAGCGTGCTCGTCACCCCCCAGCGCCGCTACGCGATCATGGGAAAGGCTTCCTATGAACTGACCGATACGCTGGAGATCAGCGCGGACCTTCGCTATTCGCGCTTCTACAATTCCTATGCCTGGTTCGGCAGCCACATCGACAACTGGACGATCCAGGCCGACAACGCCTTTCTCAACAACGATATCCGCCAGGCGCTGGCCGCGGCCGGGCAGGACAGCTTCACGCTGTCGCGCTTCAACGGCGATCTTGCCTTCGCGGACATCGACGTCGACCGCCGCAACATCCAGGGCACGATCGCCCTTGATGGCAGCTTTGGCGACGGACGCTGGCGCTATGGCGCCTATTACAGCCACGGCGAATACCGCAACAAGCTGCGCACGCCCGGCTTCCTCATCGCCGAGAACTTCGCCAACGCGGTCGACGCCGTCATCGACCCGGCCACCGGCGCGCCGGTCTGCCGTGTCCAGCTGACCCAGGGCGACAGCGGCTGCGTGCCGCTCAACCTCTTCGGCGAGGGCGCGCCCAGCCAGGCCGCGATCGACTACACGACCGGAACTCCGCGCTTCAACGGGCTCGACAAGCTCGACACCTATGGCGCCTCGCTGCGCGGCGAGCCGGTGGACCTGCCCGCAGGCCCCGTCTCGATTGCCGTTGGCGTTGAGGGTCGCCGCCTCTCCACCCGCGCCAACATCAGCGAGATGGACGCAGCCGGTGCCTTCCGGACCTTCAACTTCAGCGGCTTTTCGGGCAGCTACAACGTGAAGGAAGCCTTCGCCGAAGTCGTCCTGCCGCTCGTCCACGACACCCCGCTGCTGCGCAATCTGCAGCTGAACGGCGCGGTGCGCGCCTCCGACTACAGCACGAGCGGCACGATCTGGTCCTGGAAGCTGGGGCTGACCAACGAGTTCTTTCCGGGCGTTATCGGCCGCGTGACCCGTTCGCGCGATATCCGCGCGCCCAATCTGACCGAGCTCTACACCACCCCGACGATGAGCTACGGCGGCATCGTCGATCCGCGCAATCCGGATGCCGGGACCACCAGCACGCTGATCTACGGCGGCGGCAATCCGCAGCTGCAGCCTGAACTGGCGAACACCTGGACCGCGGGCCTGACGATGGCTCCCCTTCCTGGCCTGACCGCCTCGATCGACTACTTCAACATCGCGATCAACGATGTCATCTCGACGCTGGGCGGACAGAACATCGTCGACCGCTGCGAGGCGGGCAACACGAACCTGTGCGGCTACATCAACCGGGACAGCGCGGGCCGGATCACCAGCATCACGTCCTCGCAGGTGAACCTCGCGCAGTTCAAGACCGACGGGATCGACGCCGAAGTCGCCTATAGCCTGCCGCTCAACAATTCGGCGAACGGTCGGATCGACGTGCGTCTCATCGGGACCTGGGTGAACAGCTTCACCCGCGACGATGACATCACCAAGATCGAGTACGTCAAGACCCAGGGCTATGCCTTCACCGACGGCACCCCGCGCCTGCGGGCCAACCTTTCGGTCGGCTACGCCAGCGACGGGTTCAGCGGCCTCGTGCGCGGGCGTTTCATCTCGGCCGGCTACTGGGACCGCACACGTCCCACGCTGACCAACAACGACTACGCCGCCTTCATGTATTTCGACCTCAACCTCAGCCAGAAGGTCGCGGTAGCAGGCGGCAAATTGCTGGAAATCTACGGCAACGTCGCCAACCTGTTCGACAAGGACCCGCCGATCTACTCCACCTTCACGCCGTACTACGACGTGATCGGTCGGTACATGACGATCGGCGCCCGCCTCGAGTTCTGA
- a CDS encoding DeoR/GlpR family DNA-binding transcription regulator — translation MSAHTSIEDGQGDIVTRRRTRILEIARGAGRVEVDDLATRLDVTPQTIRKDLNVLAGQALLSRVHGGAVVTSGVINLEYEARRSVASDAKARIGAAAAALVPDGASLFVNIGTTTEAVAASFGNHRNLMVISNNLNVIDTLSVHPSMELVCVGGKVRTADRAVVGALAMRFIESFRVDYALIGISALDPDGNLLDFAIDEVEVSQTIIRNARKVILVADSSKVGRSAPVRVCGMEAIDYFVCDTLADPDLRQACADNGVTLIETLTHP, via the coding sequence ATGAGCGCACACACGAGCATCGAGGACGGCCAGGGCGATATCGTGACGCGCCGGCGCACGCGCATCCTGGAGATCGCGCGCGGCGCGGGCCGCGTCGAGGTCGACGATCTCGCCACACGGCTCGATGTGACCCCCCAGACCATACGCAAGGACCTCAATGTGCTGGCCGGGCAGGCGCTGCTCTCGCGCGTGCACGGGGGCGCGGTGGTCACCTCGGGCGTCATCAACCTGGAATACGAGGCGCGCCGTTCGGTCGCCTCGGACGCCAAGGCCCGGATCGGCGCAGCTGCCGCCGCGCTGGTACCCGACGGAGCCTCGCTGTTCGTCAACATCGGCACCACGACCGAGGCCGTCGCGGCCAGTTTCGGCAACCATCGCAACCTCATGGTGATCTCGAACAACCTCAACGTGATCGACACGCTCTCGGTCCACCCGTCCATGGAACTGGTGTGCGTGGGCGGCAAGGTGCGCACCGCCGACCGCGCGGTGGTGGGCGCCCTTGCCATGCGCTTCATCGAGAGCTTTCGCGTGGACTACGCACTCATCGGCATCTCCGCGCTCGATCCCGACGGCAACCTGCTCGACTTCGCCATCGACGAGGTGGAAGTCTCGCAAACGATCATCCGCAATGCGCGCAAGGTGATCCTGGTTGCCGACAGCTCCAAGGTTGGCCGCTCGGCCCCGGTGCGGGTCTGCGGAATGGAAGCGATCGACTATTTCGTGTGCGACACCCTGGCCGACCCGGACCTGCGCCAGGCCTGCGCGGACAACGGCGTCACCCTGATCGAGACCCTGACGCACCCCTGA
- a CDS encoding amidase, whose translation MTQGTTPVGLRRRDVLTRSAALAPALGSALTAPAVLAASRENAPVNDILDMSAVSLAKALRGKELSAREVMSAHLERVDALNPRFNAIVSRIDGDAALAQARRLDEDAAKGRFHGPLHGFPHAVKDTASTRGIASTQGSPILKDNIPDADSLVVARMRAAGAIFVGKSNVPEFALGSHSYNPVFGITRNAYDPRKSAGGSTGGGSVALALRMVPLADGSDFGGSLRNPAGWNNVFGFRPSWGRVPSLPNTDLFWQNFATSGPMGRHVEDVALLMSVQSGPDPRAPFAQDDDPALFAQPLARDWKGARIGWLGDLGGALPMEAGVLETCEKALGAFASLGMEVSEASLSEDAEARWQTAVTLRHWSVGADLQGFYDDPETRRLMKPEAIWEVEGYKRQTAPQLVAASEGRTRIAKAFQEAFTRHDFLALPTAQVFPFDVDQHWPHEIAGRRMDSYHRWMEVTLPATMAALPVLAIPAGFGGAGKLPIGIQLIGPRNADLAVLQLGHAYEQASAWIAQARPPVLRA comes from the coding sequence ATGACACAAGGAACCACCCCTGTGGGTCTGCGCCGGCGCGACGTGCTGACCCGCTCCGCCGCGCTGGCCCCCGCTCTGGGCTCTGCCCTCACCGCCCCGGCCGTGCTGGCCGCTTCCAGGGAGAATGCGCCTGTGAATGACATCCTCGACATGAGCGCGGTCTCGCTCGCCAAGGCCTTGCGCGGTAAGGAACTCTCTGCGCGCGAAGTCATGTCCGCGCATCTCGAACGGGTCGATGCCCTCAACCCCCGATTCAACGCCATCGTCTCGCGGATCGATGGCGATGCCGCGCTCGCCCAGGCCCGCAGGCTGGACGAGGACGCCGCCAAGGGCCGCTTCCACGGACCTCTCCATGGCTTCCCTCACGCGGTCAAGGACACCGCCTCCACCCGCGGCATCGCCAGCACGCAAGGCTCGCCGATCCTGAAGGACAACATCCCCGACGCAGATTCGCTGGTCGTCGCCCGCATGCGCGCAGCCGGAGCGATCTTCGTGGGCAAGAGCAACGTGCCCGAATTCGCGCTGGGCTCGCATTCCTACAACCCTGTCTTCGGGATCACGCGCAACGCCTACGATCCGCGCAAATCCGCCGGGGGCAGCACCGGGGGCGGCTCGGTGGCGCTGGCGCTGCGCATGGTGCCGCTGGCCGATGGCAGCGACTTCGGCGGTTCGCTGCGCAACCCGGCCGGATGGAACAACGTCTTCGGCTTCCGCCCGTCCTGGGGCCGGGTTCCCTCGCTCCCCAACACCGACCTGTTCTGGCAGAACTTCGCAACGTCAGGACCGATGGGCCGCCATGTCGAGGACGTGGCGTTGCTGATGTCGGTCCAGTCCGGCCCCGATCCACGCGCCCCCTTCGCGCAGGACGACGACCCGGCCCTTTTCGCGCAGCCGCTCGCGCGCGACTGGAAGGGCGCGCGCATCGGATGGCTGGGCGATCTGGGCGGAGCCCTACCCATGGAAGCGGGCGTGCTGGAGACCTGCGAGAAGGCGCTGGGTGCCTTCGCATCCCTGGGCATGGAGGTGAGCGAGGCGAGCTTGTCCGAAGACGCCGAGGCGAGGTGGCAGACCGCCGTCACGCTGCGCCATTGGTCAGTAGGCGCCGACCTTCAGGGCTTCTACGACGATCCCGAAACGCGCCGTCTGATGAAGCCCGAGGCGATCTGGGAAGTCGAAGGCTACAAGCGCCAGACCGCGCCGCAGCTGGTCGCCGCGAGCGAAGGCCGCACCCGCATCGCCAAGGCGTTCCAGGAGGCGTTCACCCGCCATGATTTCCTTGCGCTTCCGACCGCGCAGGTCTTCCCCTTCGATGTCGATCAGCACTGGCCCCACGAGATCGCCGGACGCCGCATGGATTCCTACCACCGCTGGATGGAAGTTACCCTGCCTGCCACCATGGCCGCCCTGCCGGTCCTCGCCATTCCGGCAGGTTTCGGCGGCGCGGGGAAGCTTCCCATCGGCATCCAGCTGATCGGCCCGCGCAACGCCGATCTGGCCGTCCTGCAACTGGGTCACGCCTACGAGCAGGCCAGCGCCTGGATCGCGCAGGCCCGCCCGCCCGTGCTGCGCGCCTGA
- a CDS encoding FecR family protein yields the protein MTSQAAREDRDRIDEQASYWVVLASERELGAEERRERDAWRAADPRHERTWQELSRTWGDIAALEGLADLAPPPEAEADGAPMHSSLTRFGRHPMAWAAMAAVLFAVVAISLLLRPLAPERYETRLAETRLITLPDGSQVTLAPASTLEVRFADAQRRVALTRGEAFFEVVHDASRPFTVEAGQSRVRVLGTKFDVNFTDQSVRVAVLQGKVEVAHPGGDGAPLRATRLRAGERTEVQFAAAAAAPAAPGPSREMSAGASRPAPPSPAPSPGAWREGRLVYDNVRLADLVSDVNRYYAPGVTMRDPAIGGLRVTAAFKVSEIPAFISALDGVIPVTAREAPDGAFRLDRARR from the coding sequence ATGACGTCGCAGGCCGCCCGCGAAGACAGGGACCGTATCGACGAGCAGGCGAGCTACTGGGTCGTGCTCGCCAGTGAACGCGAGCTTGGCGCAGAAGAACGGCGCGAACGCGATGCCTGGCGCGCGGCCGACCCGCGCCACGAACGCACCTGGCAGGAGCTTTCGCGCACCTGGGGCGATATCGCTGCCCTGGAAGGCCTCGCCGATCTGGCCCCGCCGCCGGAAGCAGAGGCGGACGGCGCGCCTATGCACTCATCTCTTACCCGTTTCGGACGGCACCCGATGGCATGGGCCGCGATGGCCGCCGTGCTTTTCGCCGTCGTGGCCATCTCGCTGCTGCTGCGCCCGCTTGCCCCGGAACGCTACGAGACCCGCCTTGCCGAGACGCGGCTCATCACGCTGCCCGATGGTTCGCAGGTGACGCTTGCGCCGGCCTCCACGCTCGAGGTGCGCTTTGCCGATGCGCAGCGCCGCGTTGCGCTGACCCGCGGCGAAGCGTTCTTCGAGGTCGTCCATGACGCCAGTCGGCCCTTCACCGTCGAGGCCGGGCAGTCACGCGTGCGCGTGCTGGGCACCAAGTTCGACGTCAACTTCACCGACCAGTCGGTGCGCGTCGCAGTGCTCCAGGGCAAGGTCGAAGTGGCCCATCCCGGAGGCGATGGAGCGCCTTTGCGCGCCACCCGGCTTCGCGCCGGGGAGCGCACCGAGGTCCAGTTCGCCGCTGCCGCAGCAGCCCCGGCAGCACCGGGCCCATCTCGCGAAATGTCCGCCGGAGCATCGCGTCCAGCCCCGCCATCGCCTGCCCCTTCCCCCGGGGCCTGGCGCGAAGGGCGCCTCGTCTATGACAACGTGCGGCTTGCCGATCTCGTCTCCGATGTGAACCGCTACTACGCGCCGGGGGTGACGATGCGTGATCCGGCCATCGGGGGCCTGCGCGTCACGGCCGCCTTCAAGGTCAGCGAGATCCCCGCCTTCATCAGCGCGCTCGACGGGGTCATCCCGGTCACGGCACGGGAGGCCCCGGACGGCGCCTTCCGCCTTGACCGCGCCCGCCGCTGA